From Natator depressus isolate rNatDep1 chromosome 7, rNatDep2.hap1, whole genome shotgun sequence, the proteins below share one genomic window:
- the LOC141990731 gene encoding endogenous retrovirus group K member 8 Gag polyprotein-like, whose protein sequence is MGSSLSALQVQHRNELQYLLRKAQHDCPARELTLLLQEVSAQCPWYPEAGTLKLADWERLGQTLHEEPRAPVQALHAWHLCRDAIQRVASDRPSLTRLVISPRPSAPAATPPPTDATQCVASEEPSPAPTEGLPISPPPSAPAAIPLPASPPVPLLPPPPLPSPPEPVCDYHPPLKPHASGPPRGSSASAQKLSLVQQMVHAAKARSDLTAEELAELVSVCPVTWQNDGQGNPVGTWVSLPYSVIREVKKAIREFGLTSTFVRGLIEGLGSGYSLIPEDWKALLRMMLSPSQYVIWISEYRQEAERQAQIHRAEGIIFEHLAGEGPFATVEMQTQLPQALFPLISTCAQHAFRKVPDSGKPTKSFVSIRQGASESFLDFTNRLQEAILRQVDNAAAAQEILLKMAVENANEDCRRALQTAQASGILELSDMLRACQNIGTQAHKAGVLAAALKRTGKEGKRCYRCGKEGHFQRECRSSKAPARPSKKCPKCQKGYHWANQCRSGPGNRAAGPPRTQGQTGVFPTQTTVPLP, encoded by the coding sequence atgggaagctccctctctgctttgcaagtgcaacaccgcaatgagctacagtatctgctgcgtaaggctcagcatgactgccccgctcgagaactcactctcctgctacaggaggtgagtgcccagtgcccgtggtaccctgaagccggaacccttaagctagcggactgggagcggttgggccagacattgcatgaagagcctcgggcgcccgtgcaggctttacatgcctggcacctctgccgcgatgcgatacagcgtgttgcctcggacaggccctccctcacgaggctggtgatctcgccacgcccgtcggctcctgcagccaccccccctcctaccgatgcaacacagtgtgtcgcttcggaagaaccctctcccgcaccaacagaggggctgccgatttcgccaccgccgtcggctcctgcagccatccctctccctgcttcgcccccagtgcctttattaccaccgcctcccttaccttccccgccagagccggtctgtgattaccatccccccctgaaaccccatgcttcggggccccccagggggtcgtctgcatctgctcagaagctttcgctggtgcaacaaatggtgcacgcagcgaaggctcgctcagatcttacagcagaggagctggctgagctggtctcggtttgtccggtgacctggcagaatgatggccagggcaacccggttggaacctgggtcagtttgccttactcggtgattagagaggtaaagaaagcaattcgcgagttcggtctgactagcacgtttgtgcgtggtctcattgaagggctaggtagtggatactccctgatccctgaagattggaaggcgctgttgcgcatgatgctgtcacccagtcaatatgttatttggattagtgagtatcggcaggaggcggaacgccaggcccagattcatagagcggaaggtattatttttgagcacttggcaggggagggaccgtttgctaccgttgagatgcaaactcaactccctcaggccctcttcccccttatttccacctgcgcccagcatgctttccggaaggtcccagattcaggcaagcctactaaaagctttgttagtatccgtcagggtgcatcagagtcctttctggattttaccaacagattgcaggaggctatcctccgacaggtggataacgctgcggcagctcaggaaatcctgttaaaaatggcagttgaaaatgcaaatgaggattgccgccgcgctctccagacggcgcaagcctctggcattttagagctctcagacatgctacgggcgtgccaaaacatcggcacacaagcccataaagctggagttctggctgccgccctaaaaagaaccggaaaagaggggaagcgttgttaccgctgtggcaaggagggtcacttccagcgggagtgccgctcatcaaaggcacccgcccgaccctcaaaaaagtgccccaagtgtcaaaagggctatcactgggctaatcagtgtcgtagcgggccgggaaaccgcgcggcgggtcccccccgaacccagggccaaacgggggtgtttcccactcagacaaccgttcctctgccttaa